A genomic segment from Glycine soja cultivar W05 chromosome 18, ASM419377v2, whole genome shotgun sequence encodes:
- the LOC114396187 gene encoding SNF2 domain-containing protein CLASSY 1-like, protein MEAMILNGVLLGNSYGVVARVAVAGLRGGVTAFEAYLSRSWRAVELIKFESGTTTLYFVDNHHMTIKKGSFSDVRVRSRKATLSDCSFLRTGIDICVLSASQGNDNSDESSANHVWLDAKINSIQRKPHNPECSCQYYVNFYVNQGSLGTELRTLRKEVKVVGINEIAILQKLERNTCQHKYYRWESSEDCSKVPHTKLLGKFISDLSWLVVASAIRKVSFCARSVENNIVYQILGSDATTSSLYMDSEISVVNFKVNEDGTQMPVIHLVDLFETDTNTSGDKHDSHYDEVPSSYGFEGLRRSKRRNIQPERYSDCGNVSEIKVGNVRTWPYKLNKRKDDDDGGEESLPLAQENSDNSQKVNELSSCQEIIVYHGRNETLELKSGEANQTQLASVPLLEEGDSLALEHHHLNDNVTRRSDAYYSTPKLKRKRLVDLEADVDFDPGREGINSNKGVSEKRHGSSWYSRSRSHAAEHSYKDRSLNATAYKEMIDSYLKDVNRTPTTEEPPVMDQRKEIGNFGQKKEAEIPEREDEEQISEIDMLWREMEMALASSYLEETEGSNSANFAKTTEESNRTCPHDYRLSEEIGIYCYKCGFVKTEIKYITPPFIEMQRSVRHQEEKQCNGKDTKEKASKDDDFHLLSTHAPTDEHNSMEHDNVWKLIPQFREKLHDHQKKAFEFLWQNIGGSMEPKLMDAESKRRGGCVISHAPGAGKTFLIIAFLVSYLKLFPGKKPLILAPKGTLYTWCKEFNKWEISMPVYLIHGRGGTQKDTEQNSIVLPGFPNPNKDVKHVLDCLQKIKLWQEKPSVLVMSYTAFLALMREGSEFAHRKYMAKALREGPGILILDEGHNPRSTKSRLRKGLMKLKTDLRILLSGTLFQNNFCEYFNTLCLARPKFISEVLDTLDPITRRKSKTVEKAGHLLESRARKLFLDKIAKKIDSGIGNERMQGLNMLRETTNGFVDVYESENFDSAPGLQIYTLLMNTTDKQREILPKLHTRVDECNGYPLELELLVTLGSIHPWLVKTTSCANKFFTADQLKQLDKYKYDMKAGSKVKFVLSLVFRVMQREKVLIFCHNLAPVKLLIELFEMFFKWKKDREILLLSGELDLFERGKVIDKFEEHGGASKVLLASITACAEGISLTAASRVIFLDSEWNPSKTKQAIARAFRPGQEKMVYVYQLLVTGTLEEDKYKRTTWKEWVSSMIFSEAFEQNPSHSRAVNIEDDILREMVEEDKSKTIHMILKNEKASTN, encoded by the exons CCTTCGAGGCATATTTGTCTCGGTCATGGCGAGCTGTGGAGCTCATAAAATTTGAGTCTGGAACTACGACCCTATATTTTGTAGATAATCACCATATGACCATTAAGAAAGGCTCCTTTTCAGACGTTCGAGTTAGGTCAAGGAAAGCTACTTTATCAGATTGCTCCTTTTTACGAACTGGGATTGACATATGTGTTCTCTCAGCCTCTCAGGGTAATGACAATTCAGATGAATCTAGTGCTAATCAT GTGTGGCTTGATGCTAAAATAAATTCCATACAGAGAAAACCACATAATCCAGAGTGCTCATGTCAGTATTATGTAAACTTCTATGTTAATCAAGGTTCACTTGGTACAGAGCTGAGAACTCTTAGGAAGGAGGTTAAAGTAGTTGGAATAAATGAAATTGCCATCCTCCAAAAGCTTGAACGTAATACTTGTCAACACAAATACTATCGATGGGAATCATCTGAAGACTGCTCCAAAGTGCCACATACTAAATTGTTAGGAAAATTTATATCTGACCTTTCATGGTTGGTTGTTGCATCTGCTATAAGGAAGGTTTCATTCTGTGCAAGATCTGTGGAAAACAATATTGTGTATCAAATTTTAGGGAGTGATGCCACAACCTCTTCATTATACATGGATTCTGAAATAAGTGTTGTGAACTTTAAAGTGAACGAAGACGGCACGCAAATGCCTGTTATTCATCTAGTTGATTTATTTGAGACTGACACCAATACAAGCGGCGATAAACATGATTCCCATTATGATGAAGTGCCATCATCTTATGGTTTTGAGGGCTTACGACGATCCAAACGTAGGAACATACAACCTGAACGTTACTCTGATTGTGGTAATGTTTCTGAGATAAAGGTTGGTAATGTTCGAACCTGGCCAtacaagttaaacaaaaggaaagatgatgatgatggtggtgaAGAGTCATTGCCATTAGCACAAGAGAATAGTGACAATAGTCAAAAGGTCAATGAACTGAGTTCTTGCCAGGAGATTATAGTGTACCATGGGAGGAATGAAACGCTGGAATTAAAGTCAGGTGAGGCCAATCAAACTCAACTTGCTAGTGTTCCTCTTCTTGAAGAAGGTGATTCATTAGCCCTTGAGCATCATCATCTCAATGACAATGTTACTAGAAGAAGTGATGCATATTATAGCACCCCTAAGCTTAAGAGGAAGAGATTAGTTGATCTGGAAGCTGATGTAGATTTTGATCCTGGAAGGGAAGGCATAAATTCCAATAAAGGAGTTAGCGAGAAAAGACATGGTTCATCATGGTATTCAAGAAGCAGAAGCCATGCTGCAGAACACAGTTATAAAGACAGAAGCTTAAATGCAACTGCCTACAAGGAAATGATAGATTCATACTTGAAGGATGTCAATAGAACACCAACTACAGAAGAGCCACCTGTAATGGACCAGCGGAAGGAAATAGGCAACTTTGGGCAAAAGAAGGAAGCAGAAATACCTGAAAGAGAGGACGAGGAGCAAATCTCTGAGATCGATATGTTGTGGAGAGAAATGGAAATGGCACTGGCATCAAGTTATCTTGAAGAAACAGAG GGTTCAAATAGTGCCAATTTTGCCAAGACTACGGAAGAATCTAATCGCACTTGTCCGCATGATTACAGATTGTCTGAAGAAATTGGAATTTATTGCTACAAATGTGGCTTTGTGAAAACcgagataaaatatattacgCCACCCTTC ATTGAAATGCAACGCTCAGTGAGGCACCAAGAGGAAAagcaatgcaatggaaaagaTACAAAGGAAAAGgctagtaaagatgatgatttcCATCTGCTCTCAACTCATGCTCCTACAGATGAACATAACTCTATGGAACATGATAACGTTTGGAAGTTAATTCCCCAATTTAGAGAAAAGTTGCATGACCACCAAAAGAAGGCTTTTGAATTTCTTTGGCAAAATATTGGAGGGTCTATGGAGCCAAAACTTATGGATGCAGAATCCAAAAGAAGAGGGGGTTGTGTGATATCTCATGCTCCTGGAGCTGGTAAAACTTTTCTCATCATTGCATTTCTCGTTAGCTATTTAAAGCTATTCCCAGGGAAGAAGCCTCTTATCCTTGCTCCAAAAGGCACACTTTACACTTGGtgcaaagaattcaacaagtgGGAAATTTCTATGCCAGTGTATCTGATTCATGGGCGTGGTGGAACTCAGAAAGATACTGAGCAAAATTCAATTGTTCTTCCTGGTTTTCCAAATCCAAATAAAGATGTCAAGCATGTTTTGGACTGCTTGCAAAAGATAAAACTGTGGCAAGAGAAACCAAGTGTTTTGGTCATGAGCTATACTGCATTTTTAGCATTAATGAGAGAGGGTTCAGAGTTTGCACACAGAAAATATATGGCTAAAGCATTGAGGGAAGGTCCTGGGATCTTGATACTTGATGAAGGGCACAATCCAAGAAGCACCAAGTCAAGGTTGAGGAAAGGGTTGATGAAACTGAAAACAGATCTAAGAATACTACTTTCCGGTACATTATTTCAGAACAATTTTTGTGAATACTTCAACACACTTTGCTTGGCAAGACCAAAGTTTATCTCCGAAGTGCTTGATACATTAGACCCGATTACCAGAAGGAAAAGCAAAACAGTAGAAAAGGCAGGTCATTTGCTAGAATCACGAGCTAGAAAATTGTTCTTAGATAAAATTGCTAAGAAAATTGACTCGGGTATTGGAAATGAGAGGATGCAGGGTCTAAACATGTTGAGAGAAACCACAAATGGTTTTGTAGATGTTTATGAGAGTGAAAATTTTGATAGTGCTCCTGGTTTACAAATCTACACGTTGCTAATGAATACAACTGACAAGCAGCGTGAGATTTTGCCAAAACTACACACGAGAGTGGACGAGTGCAATGGTTACCCTCTAGAGCTAGAGCTTTTGGTAACTCTTGGATCAATACATCCATGGTTGGTTAAAACAACCTCATGCGCAAATAAGTTTTTCACTGCGGACCAATTGAAGCAGCTAGACAAATACAAGTATGATATGAAAGCAGGATCAAAAGTTAAATTTGTTCTGAGCCTTGTTTTCCGTGTTATGCAGAGAGAGAAAGTACTTATCTTCTGCCACAACCTTGCACCTGTGAAGTTATTGATAGAGTTATTTGAGATGTTCTTCAAATGGAAAAAAGATAGAGAAATTCTGCTGCTTAGTGGGGAACTAGACCTCTTTGAACGCGGGAAAGTGATAGATAAGTTTGAGGAGCATGGAGGAGCATCAAAGGTACTCCTTGCTTCAATTACAGCTTGTGCTGAAGGCATTAGTTTAACAGCAGCTTCTAGAGTGATTTTTTTGGACTCAGAATGGAATCCATCGAAAACAAAACAGGCTATTGCACGGGCTTTTCGTCCTGGTCAAGAAAAAATGGTTTACGTTTATCAGCTCTTGGTAACAGGCACATTGGAGGAAGATAAGTACAAAAGAACCACTTGGAAAGAGTGGGTTTCTAGCATGATTTTTAGTGAGGCTTTTGAGCAGAACCCTTCACATTCGCGAGCAGTGAACATTGAAGATGATATACTGAGGGAAATGGTTGAGGAGGACAAGTCTAAAACTATTCATATGATTCTAAAGAATGAAAAGGCTTCAACAAATTGA